A single genomic interval of Pogoniulus pusillus isolate bPogPus1 chromosome 24, bPogPus1.pri, whole genome shotgun sequence harbors:
- the CAT gene encoding catalase, translating into MADSRDDASDQLKQWRSQRGSQKPDVLTTGAGNPIGDKLNILTVGPRGPLLVQDVVFTDEMAHFDRERIPERVVHAKGAGAFGYFEVTHDITKYCKAKVFEHIGKRTPIAIRFSTVAGESGSADTVRDPRGFAMKFYTEEGNWDLVGNNTPIFFIRDAMLFPSFIHSQKRNPQTHLKDPDMVWDFWSLRPESLHQVSFLFSDRGIPDGYRHMNGYGSHTFKLVNANGGAVYCKFHAKTDQGIKNLPVEEAGRLASADPDYAIRDLYNAIAKGDYPSWSFYIQVMTFEEAERFPFNPFDLTKIWPHGDYPLIPVGKLVLNRNPVNYFAEVEQMAYDPSNMPPGIEPSPDKMLQGRLFSYPDTHRHRLGPNYLQIPVNCPYRARVANYQRDGPMCVSDNQGGAPNYYPNSFTGPEDQPVLRESRMCVSGDVQRFNSADEDNVTQVREFYTKVLKEDERQRLCKNIADHLKDAQLFIQKRAVKNFTDVHPDYGARIQDLLDKYNAESGKKDVIRTYTQSTSRMSAKERSNL; encoded by the exons ATGGCTGACAGCCGGGACGACGCCTCGGACCAGCTGAAGCAGTGGCGGAGTCAGCGGGGCTCGCAG AAACCAGATGTCTTGACCACCGGTGCTGGGAACCCCATAGGGGATAAGCTTAACATTCTGACAGTGGGACCACGTGGACCTCTGCTTGTTCAAGATGTTGTTTTCACTGATGAGATGGCTCATTTTGACAGAGAGAGGATTCCTGAAAGAGTTGTGCATGCAAAAGGGGCAG GAGCTTTTGGCTATTTTGAAGTGACACATGATATTACCAAGTATTGCAAGGCAAAAGTGTTTGAACACATTGGAAAAAGAACTCCCATTGCTATACGGTTCTCCACTGTCG CTGGAGAATCTGGGTCAGCTGATACTGTCCGTGACCCTCGAGGCTTTGCAATGAAGTTCTACACAGAAGAAGGTAACTGGGATCTTGTGGGAAACAACACTCCCATCTTCTTCATTCGGGATGCAATGTTG TTTCCATCCTTCATCCATAGCCAAAAGAGGAACCCTCAGACTCACTTGAAGGATCCAGACATGGTGTGGGACTTCTGGAGTCTTCGCCCTGAGTCTTTGCATCAA GTGTCTTTCCTGTTCAGTGATCGTGGTATTCCTGATGGTTATCGCCATATGAATGGATATGGATCCCATACTTTTAAGCTGGTTAATGCTAATGGAGGAGCAGTTTATTGCAAGTTTCATGCCAAG ACTGACCAGGGCATCAAAAATCTTCCtgtggaagaagcaggaagatTGGCTTCTGCTGATCCTGATTATGCCATACGTGATCTCTACAATGCCATTGCCAAGGGGGACTATCCATCATGGTCATTCTACATTCAAGTCATGACATTTGAAGAAGCAGAGAGGTTTCCATTTAATCCTTTTGATTTAACCAAG ATTTGGCCACATGGTGACTACCCACTTATCCCTGTGGGAAAGCTTGTCTTGAACAGGAATCCTGTCAATTACTTTGCAGAGGTAGAACAGATGGCATATGATCCGAGCAACATGCCGCCTGGGATTGAGCCTAGCCCTGATAAAATGCTGCAG GGTCGTCTCTTCTCTTATCCTGACACTCACAGACACCGCCTGGGACCTAACTACCTACAAATCCCTGTCAACTGCCCCTACAGAGCTCGTGTGGCCAACTACCAGAGGGATGGCCCAATGTGCGTTTCTGACAACCAAG GTGGTGCTCCAAACTACTACCCAAATAGTTTTACTGGTCCAGAAGATCAGCCTGTGTTGAGGGAGAGCCGCATGTGTGTTTCAGGAGATGTGCAGCGCTTTAACAGCGCAGATGAAGATAATGTGACTCAG GTGCGAGAATTCTATACCAAAGTGCTGAAGGAGGATGAACGCCAAAGGCTCTGCAAAAACATTGCTGATCATCTTAAAGATGCACAACTCTTCATTCAGAAGAGAGCT